From the genome of Coleofasciculaceae cyanobacterium, one region includes:
- a CDS encoding photosystem II protein D2: DFVSQELRAAEDPEFETFYTKNILLNEGLRAWMATQDQPHQNFEFPEEVLPRGNAL; this comes from the coding sequence TGATTTTGTCTCACAAGAGTTGAGAGCAGCCGAAGACCCTGAGTTTGAAACTTTCTACACCAAAAACATCCTGCTCAACGAAGGTCTAAGAGCATGGATGGCAACTCAAGACCAACCACATCAAAACTTTGAATTCCCAGAAGAAGTATTACCTCGTGGTAACGCGCTGTAA
- a CDS encoding NAD(+) kinase, translating into MPKPKAGIVYNDIKLVACKVASNIEEKLTASGWDVRMTTGVGGILEYPTPGSPICHTKIEQLTPPNFDRDIKFAVVLGGDGTVLSAFRQLAPYHIPLLTINTGHMGFLTETYLSHLSEAIEKLIAQDYKIEERSMLAVRVFRNDALLWEALSLNEMVLHREPLTSMCHFEVKIGEHAPVDVAADGIIISTPTGSTAYSLSAGGPVVTPEVPVLQLAPICPHSLASRSLVFSDREPVKIFPATRNRMVMVVDGNGGCYILPDDHIQVEKSVYPARFIRLRSPEFFRILREKLGWGLPHIAKPTSVELP; encoded by the coding sequence GTGCCAAAGCCAAAAGCCGGCATTGTTTATAACGATATTAAGCTAGTAGCTTGTAAAGTTGCATCAAATATAGAGGAGAAACTTACTGCTTCTGGCTGGGATGTGCGTATGACTACAGGAGTTGGAGGAATACTCGAATATCCAACTCCAGGTAGTCCTATTTGCCATACAAAAATTGAGCAGTTAACGCCACCTAACTTCGATCGAGACATAAAGTTTGCGGTTGTCTTGGGTGGAGACGGTACGGTGCTATCAGCCTTTAGACAGCTAGCTCCCTACCATATTCCTTTGTTGACCATCAATACAGGTCATATGGGCTTTTTAACGGAAACTTATTTAAGCCATTTAAGTGAAGCCATAGAAAAGTTGATCGCCCAAGACTATAAAATAGAAGAACGTTCAATGTTGGCGGTTAGGGTGTTTCGTAATGATGCTCTTTTATGGGAAGCACTAAGCCTTAATGAAATGGTCTTGCATCGAGAGCCGTTAACTAGTATGTGTCATTTTGAAGTAAAGATTGGTGAACACGCTCCCGTAGATGTGGCAGCGGACGGTATTATCATTTCAACTCCAACAGGGTCTACGGCTTATTCGTTGAGTGCGGGAGGTCCGGTGGTGACGCCAGAAGTTCCCGTATTGCAGCTTGCGCCAATTTGCCCCCATTCTCTAGCTTCTCGGTCTTTGGTATTTAGCGATCGCGAACCCGTTAAAATTTTTCCCGCTACGCGTAATCGCATGGTAATGGTAGTAGATGGCAATGGTGGATGCTATATTTTGCCAGATGACCATATCCAAGTCGAAAAATCAGTTTATCCAGCTCGTTTTATTCGTCTGCGATCGCCTGAATTTTTCCGTATTCTCAGGGAAAAGCTCGGCTGGGGACTACCTCACATCGCTAAGCCAACTTCGGTTGAGCTACCTTAA